One Candidatus Zixiibacteriota bacterium genomic window, ATCGTAGTCTCAAGACGTTTGTCGTCCATAGAAGTCTTCCTTCAACGTGGCTGTAGCGACTTTTAAGCTCCCGGTCGCTCCAGAACACATCACAGTTTACTCACGAGGCGGGGTCCTGTCAACTTAACAAGCACGATAACTGAAGAGCATAGGAGCAATAATTGAATCTGATTTAGCAACTCCTGCGATAGCGTTCGGAAATGATTTAGTGCTACTTTTGTTGACCGGATCGAACCTTTTATGATTATTGTATTATTATAAATGTTGGAAACAGTATCAGGAATCAGGAGATCATTAAGATGAAAAAGATCGCATTACTGATGGTAGCGGTGTTAGTGGTGACGAGTGTCACCGGCTGTGGCTGGTCTCGTCGCGACAAAGGTACTGCTATCGGCGCCGGCGCCGGAGCCGTGGTCGGCGGCATAATCGGCGATAAAGCCGGCAATACCGCCGTGGGCGCGATTCTCGGAGCGGTTATAGGCGGCGCAGCCGGGGCATATATCGGCAACCAGATGGACAAACAGGCGGCCGAGATCGAGCGTGATCTGGAGGGAGCCAAGGTCGAGCGCGTAGGTGAAGGTATCAAGGTTACATTCGAGTCCGGAATCCTTTTCGACGTCAACTCCTCCACCCTGCGTCCGGCGGCCCAGTCGAACCTGGCCGATCTGGCTCAGATTTTGAATAAGTATCCGGATACCGACATCCTGGTCGAAGGGCATACCGATGCCACCGGAACCAACGAGCACAATCTGGACTTGTCGATGCATCGGGCGCAATCGGTAGCGAATTATATGACCGGCCTGCAGGTGCTGGCAAACCGTTTCAAGATCATGGGATACGGAGAGGATCAACCTATCGCCGATAATGCGACCGCCGAAGGCCGCCAGTTGAACCGTCGGGTGGAAATCGCTATCTATGCCAACGATAAGTTGAAAGATGCGGCAAGGAAGAAAGTCGAAGGTTAAGCAATAGCAGAGTAATCTCTTAACCGTATCAAGAGAATATTACAGGTCATCGAGAGTGGTGACCTCTTACCACTAACACAGGATTGGACATGAAATTAACCATTACCGCCCTGATGCTTGCCCTGCTGACCCTACTCTTCGTCGGCTGCGGCAGCACTGATAAAGAAGAAGCCGGGGCCAACAAAACAGCCGATCAGAATACCGCTCAGAGCGGATTCGATTCACCACAGATGCGTAAGATCTATCTCCAGACGATGGAAGCTGCAATTGAAGAATGGGGCGGGCGATATGAAACCCTGAAGCAACAGATTACCGAGCTTCCGGAACCTACTCGTAAAACCCTGGAAGAACCGGTGGCGCAGGTTGGAAAAGCTATCGATGCCCTCAAGGAAAATTATGATCGCCTTGCCAACAGCGGGGATGCGGATTTTGCCGAGGCTAAAGCCGATTTGGAAAAAGCTCTCCGTAAAGTGCAGGAAGATTTCAACAAAGCGACTTCGATGGCTAATCACTAACACAGCATCGATTAACCCAGGAGATATCAACAGCGGGCGCATGAACAGCGCTCGCTGTTTTATTGTGTCTTACTCGAATCGCATTCCCGTGACGCTCGACAATAATCTTAATCCACATTTTAGCTAAAACCGCCATATTTTTGTCTATCATTACTGCTATCGTATTATTAAATCCAAACTTACGACACGATAGCAAACCGTCGGTATGAGAGATCAAATGAAGATCGCATCGCATAGCGTTCACATCGTATCTGATCACACAGGTAAGGCCTCTCGACGCCGATAATAAATACAGAAAAAGGACGCTATTCTCCTGTTTGCAGTATCATTATTGCAGTTTTAATCCTCTTAAGCATTGACCGCAAAAAACCGCCAACCCCTCTTACAGGAGGTCCCATGAGACATCTGCTAGCTCTGTTGCTGGCCGTAGTGACTCTGCTGTTGGTATTCGGCTGTAGCGAGAACCCGACTCAGCCGGTCAACTCCTCGGTAGATCACTCAATCGCCTTAGTTCAGCGTCCTACGTTCATTGAGACTCGTCCACCTGAAGTCGTGGCTCAGTACACGATGCACCTGACTGATCCGGCTATCATGGCCCTGAACAAGAAGCCGGTTCCGCAGCCGCCGCCAGACACCATCGAAGGCGACCCCAATCCGAACCCCGCTCACAAGTACGCTTATGTGATCGGTATCTCCGATTATGAAGGCACCGCCAACGACCTGACGTACTGTGACGACGACGCAATCGCGATGAAGGCTTGGTTCCAGAGCCAGGGATTCACCGTTCGCATGGACCTCGATGGCGCCGCGACCGGTAACGAAATCATCGCCGGTCTCCAGTGGCTGATCGACAACGCCGACCCCGGTGATGAGGTTGCATTCGCCTACAGCGGTCACGGCATGAAGTCGACCGAAGGCTCGGCGATCATTTCCGCCGACCTGTACTACATCCCTCACGGCATGGTGATGTCGTACTTCAACGCTGTCAACTGCACCAAGAAGCTGGCTACGATTGACGCCTGCGTCATCGGTGACTTCAACGACGACGTGGTCAGCGGTACCTTCATGGCCACCGCCTCAGACGTCAAGTACTCCTACGATGCTCCCGATCTCGAGCACGGTGCCTGGACCTGGTACTGGCTCGACGGCGTTGAGAATCAGGGCCTTATCTATGCCGAGGAAGCGGCTCCGTACGCCGAGGCCGGTTTCAAGGCCTGGGCTTCCGCTCGCCATGTAAAGGTCGACCCAATCCACACCGACGCCTACGACGGCGACATGGATATGTAAGACTCGCATCGGTTCGTACGAACCGTGCCAAAAGGCTCGCCGATTACGGCGAGCCTTTTCTTTTGCTTTTAATCTGATTTGTCCGATTATTCGTGCCGGAGGGCGTCGATAGGATCGAGCGCAGCCGCCTTACGGGCCGGGTAGAATCCGAAGAATACACCGACAGCGGCCGAGAAAAGGAACGAGATAATCATGATCTCCGGAGTCATGATCGGATTGAGATCCGAGGCATAGTCGAGTATTTGAACTGCCGCCGCCGATACCAATATCCCGGTCAATCCGCCGGTGATACTCAACACCACGGCTTCGGTCAGAAACTGCACCAGGATATCACTCTCACGGGCGCCAACGGAAAGCCTTATACCGATCTCGCGAGTACGTTCCGTCACCGAAACGAGCATGATATTCATGATGCCGATCCCGCCGACGATAAGACTGACCGCGGCAATGGAGCCCAAAAGCAACGTGAAGGTCTTGGTGGTCGAGGTCACAGCCTCGGTAATTTCAGCCTGGCTGCGGATGCTGAAGTCGTCGTCGTCACCTTCTTCCAGCTTATGAGAGCGGCGCAGAATCTCGCGCATCTCTTCTATGGCGGCATCGACCTGCTCGGTGGAGGCGGCGCTGGCGTTGATCATGTCAACCCATTGACGACCCTTGAGGCGGTAGAGAACCGTAGTGGAAGGAGCAAGAACGACATCATCCTGATCCGCACCCATACCACTCTGACCTTTTTCTTTCAGAACACCGATAACGGAGAAGGGAATGTTACGAATACGCACCGTCTGCCCAACTGGGTCCTGGTCAGGGAATAATTCATCGGCCACGGTTTTTCCCAACAGGGCTACTTTGCGTTTACCGTTGATATCCTTCTGCTCGAAAAACGCACCGCTCTCGAGCTGCCAGTTACGGATATCGAAATAGTCGATATCGACACCGTAGATTTCGGTCGACCAGTTGGAACTGCCGCCGATGATCTGCCCACCGGAGCGAACCACTGCCGACACACCCGAGAGCAGAGTGGCATCACGGCGGATGTCATCGACATCGTCAAAGGTGAAGCGGTTGAAACTTCCCGCACCCATTCGTGCACCGCCGGAAGTGGCGCTACCCGGGAAAACGATCAACAGGTTGGTGCCGAGAGCATTAATATCCGATTCGATCTTGGCCTGGGAGCCCTCACCGACCGCCACCATGACGATCACCGCGGCGACTCCGATGATAATGCCGAGCGAGGTCAACAGACTCCGCATGCGGTTACGCATGATCGAGCGAAAAGCAGCCGCAGTCAATTTCCCTACCGATATCATGACGGTCTCCTTTCCGCTTCCAGCGAGGCATTTGAATCGGCATTTTCGACCCGCTGTTGCTCGTGTGTTTTGTCGCTGACGATCAATCCGTCGCGCAGTACGACCACTCGTTTAGCGAAACCGGCAATATCCGGTTCGTGAGTAACCAGAATTACCGTAACGCCGTCGTCGTTCAGTTTCTGGAAAAGCGAGATTACTTCGACAGAAGTGCGGCTGTCAAGGTTACCGGTCGGTTCGTCGGCGAGCAATATCGCCGGACGGTTTACCAAAGCACGAGCGATAGCCACGCGCTGTTGCTGACCACCCGAAAGCTGGTTAGGGGTGTGATCCATTCGGTCTCCGAGTCCGACACGACTGAGCGCCTCACGGGCGGCTTGCTCCGGATTTGCGACACGTCCTTCGCGATCGTAAAAAAGCGGCAACAGAACATTTTCGAGGGCGTTGGTCCGAGCCAGCAAATTATAACCCTGGAAAACGAATCCGATATTCCGATTACGAATCGCTGCCCGTTCGTTTTTGGAAAGGCCGTCTACCCGTTCTCCGTTAAGGATGTACTCTCCTTCGGAAGGACTGTCCAGACAACCGAGCAAATTCATCAGAGTTGATTTGCCGGAACCTGAGGAGCCCATGATTGCCACGAACTCCCCGGCTTCGACCTTCAGGTCGATACCACGTAAAGCCGGTACTTCTATTTGACCAACCTTGAAGATTCGCTTCAGACCGTGTGTTTCAATTACCGTAGCCATGATTAGAATCCGGGCGGCGGACCACCAAAACCGGGACCGCGTCGCTGACTGTCATTACTACTTGATGATGAGGTTGTCGTACCGGTGCCGGTGCCAATGATCACTTTCATTCCTTCAGTCAGATCACGACTGGCTACGACCTCAGTCTGAGTTCCATTGGAAAGACCCGTACGCAACATGGCCGGACGCAGGTTACCGGAGTCGTCCAGATACCAGACTGAACCGATATCATTAGGCGGGCTTCCCTGAGCCCCTCCCATACCCTGGCCGGGTCCCATAGCCTGACCACCGCCACCGGCGCCGGAGCTGTCAGCCGGACGCTCACTCGGAGGCTGATTGCCGTCAGTCTGCCGTTGAGCCTGGCGCTCGGAGCGCATTTTCTCCATAGCCGCCATCATTTGTTTCTCATCAGGCTGAAAACGGAGAGCTTTGTTAGGCACCAACAGGACATCGGTGCGTCGATCGGTAATGAACTCGATAGTGGCTGTCATCCCGGGCAACAGATAACCGTCTTCATTGGAAGCTTCGATCACTACCGTGTAAGTCACCACGTTGGAGACTGTCTCCGGTTGCAATCGCACCTGTTTAACCGTTCCGCTAAATTCTTTGTCGGAATAAGTGGCGACATCGAACCGCACCTCCTGCCCCTCTTTTATTTCCCCGATATCGCTCTCGTCGACTTCAGCGAGGATTTCCATCCGAGCCAAATCCTGAGCAATAACGAAGAGGGTTGGTGTCGAAAGACTCGCCGCCACGGTTTGGCCTTCTTCAACATCGCGGGAAACCACAATTCCATTGATCGGCGATGTAATGACGGCGTATTCGAGGTTGCGTTCGGCACGACTGAAAGCTGCCTGGGCCGAAGTCAGAGAGGCATTCTGAGTCTTTAATTCTACGGAAAACGGCAGCAGATCGGCTTCTGAAATAAGTCCTCGTTCAAAAAGCCGCTGGTTACGGTTGTAATTGGATTGTGCCTCCTGGAGGAGGGCTTCGGTCTTTTCTACGTTTGCCTGAGCTTCTAAAACCGCCAGCTTCAAGAGTGAGGTATCGAGTACGGCCAGCACTTGACCCTGATGGACGATATCATTGAAATCGACTGAAACGCGATCAATGGTGCCGGAAACCTGAGTTCCTACCTCAACGGTGGTCACCGGAGAGAGACTGCCGGTGGCTGAGACGCTATTCTCCACGTCTCCTTTACTGAGTTCGGCAAATTGGTACTGCAGATCGGCTGCGTCGCTAAGACCGGCCTTCAAAAGGTAGACCGCGGCAACGACCACTACCAGCCCCAGTACCAACCATATTATTTTGCGTAACTTCATGCTAATCCTTAATCACGGGTTCTCTGCTTTTCATCGTTCTGCAGTAGGACAACTTCGGTCCCGGCAGCGATTAATCAAGTGTATCGGGAAACTTTTTTCCTGGAATCCTGAATTATGCAACTTCCTGCAAGCGAATTCGTAAAGAGGACTGATCTAAGTAATCAGACGAGGTCCATGTGAAAACATCCGAAGCAATTATAATAGGAACGATTACACTTATTTTATCCTTCACCTCCACTTCCGGAGCACGAGGATTATTCGACGGCTGGAAAGGTGAGCGAGGTTCCGGAGATATGATCACCCAGGAACGAACCTTGCAGGATTTCGAAGCCATCGAATCCAATATCGGCGCCGACCTATATATTACAATCGGAAGCCCTCAAAAGGTAGAAGTAAATCTAGACGACAACCTGGTTGACTTCATTGAAACCGAGGTTCACGGCAAGACACTCGATATCACTTGCCGGGAGTCCTATAGCAGCCGCCGGGGCTGTAAAATCACGATTACCGTCCCCAAACTGGTTGAGATTGTTCATTCCGGTTCCGGGGATATTGAGATCGACGGACTTAAAAACGATGAATTCGATATGGATTTACGCGGTTCGGGTGATTTCTGGATCAACGGCCAAACCCAATTGCTGACCATCAGCCTCTCCGGATCCGGAGACGGGGTTCTCGAGGGCGAAACAGATGAACTGGACGTGAAAATATCCGGATCGGGATCAATCGACGGCAGCGATTTAGCTGCCCGAAGTGCTCGCGCCCGGGTATCCGGATCCGGCAATATCAAAGTAAAAGCAACCGACGATCTGGATGCCTCGGTGTCCGGTTCGGGAAACATACTCTACTATGGACGACCGGAGCGGATCGACACCAATGTGTCGGGTTCAGGCTCGATTCGGAGGAGATAGTTCCCAACTCTGGGCGGCGCCGGATGGACGGCGGCGTCGCCCTTAGTTCGACATAAAGACCATCCCTTTCTCACATGCCACACGCATACGCTGGGCGGAGTCGCAACCCTCCGCCTCTGAGCCGGCGGGGCGCCCTCCCTGCCGGCTTTTCTTATGCCTTGCTCCTCCGTCATCCCACCCCTATCTTGCCCCATTATGAAAATAATCGTGGTTCAGAAAGATATCAAAGACCTGGACATCACCGGTCATCTCGAGCGAGCTAAGGGAGACAATCCCGACCTGGTCTGCTTTTCTGAGTTGGCTGCAACCGGTTGTCTCTATCACCGCCGTCCGGTCACGCCGCTGGAGAAAATCTGTGAGACCTTATCGCCGTTCAACTTCGGCGTGATGCTCGGCTTGCCGGTCCAGGAACCGGGCGGCTTCTTCAACAGCTACCTTTTCTATGAGCGGGGTAAATATCGTCTCTATCATAAAATCAACCTGTTCCCCCCGTTCGGCGAACCGCAAATATATGAATCCGGCCATCGGATTGGTCTTTTCGAGACCGCGACCGACCGTTTGGGAACAGCTATTTGTTATGATCTCCGTTTTGAGGACATTTTCACCCGTCTGGCTGAAGCCGGAGCTCGAAAGATATTTGTCCCGGCAGCGTTTCCAATCGAACGGATTGACGACTATCGCGACCTGTTAATTAAGCGAGCCGTCGACTTCAATGTGCATATCATTGGTATTAACGCTGTTGGCTCCGACGACAAGTATCAATTCGGGGGTAACTCGATGGTTGTCGCACCTGATGGCTCAATCCTGGCCGAAGCCGGTCGAGGCCGCCCGGAGACACTGACTGTCGAGATATAGAGAAATATCGAGAATCCAGACATTCGACCTGCGGCACTCTTCTTCGCTGCTATTCTGTCGATAGAAATAATATACCACAGGGGGCATCAATGAGTCGACAAGGCCGTTCCGACGACTAATCTCAGATGGAATCGGCTCACATAAATGCTGTTAATTACCCTTGACGCCCCGGATTGGTGGAATTATACTTAGGGTCTTGATTTTCAGGGCCCTTAGCTCAGTTGGTTAGAGCAGCTGACTCATAATCAGCGGGTCGCAGGTTCGAGTCCTGCAGGGCCCATGAACTGACGATTTTGATTGATGGGCAATTAGCTCAGTTGGTTAGAGCGTTCGGTTCACATCCGAGAGGTCACTGGTTCGAGTCCAGTATTGCCCATGTGTTAAAAAATGAGACGAGCCTTCAACAACATGATGCCTGGCGTCGAGCCGCCGTACAAAGAGAACCGGCAGGCCGGTGACAGGCGGGAGATAAGGATAGCGCATTCCTTCGTAACAACGTAGGGATGCGCTTTTTGTTTTGATGAATGGTGTAACAAATTCCGACGTGCAGGAGGATTCGATGGCCGACGATCTTGATCTGTTGCTGAAACTGCAGGTTATCGATTACGATCTGGGTGAACTCGAGCGATCCAAAGAGTATCTCCCGGATATGATGGAGAACCTGAATCGCGAGATCGAAGAAGCTAAAGCGAAATACGAATCAGCTACGGATCAACTGGATAAGTCCAGAATCAGCCAGAAACACCTTGAGGTTGAGGTCGCTGCTCAAGAAGCAGAGCTGCAGAAATATCAGCAGCAGATGATGTCGATCAAAACCAACAAGGAGTACGATGCGCTGGTTGCCCAGATCGACACGGTCAAAGAAGCAATTTCCTCCAGAGAAACTGAGTTGCTGGAAACAATCGATCTGATCGGCAATCTCGAAAAAGAGACTGTCGAACTGAAAGAAAAAGCAGCCCAGATCGAAGAGGCCAACACCAAACAGTTGGCGGTGTTGCAGGAAAAAGTCGATTCGATCGGCGAAAAAGTCAGCAGCAAACAGCAGGAACGCAACGACGTCTCATCGCAAATACCGCGCAAGACGCTGAGCATCTACGAACGAGTGCGTCGCGGCAAAGGTCGCGCTGCCGTAGTCGTGGTGAAAAAGCGGGCCTGCGGCGCCTGCTACAAAGCGTTGACGCCGCGCAAGGTACAGGAAATCAAGAAGCGAGACAAAATCTATACGTGTGAAAACTGCGGCTGCCTGCTCTTTTGGGACGACGAACAGTCCAATTGAAGCATAAGCCTGCTTATCATAGTTACAGGTGAATCATGGCCAGACTGCTCGACAAGATCGCTCTGACGTTTGACGATGTTTTGCTGGTACCCAGCTATTCCGAGGTACTCCCGCGGGAAACCGATGTCTCGACCAGAATCGGACCCGGAATCGAACTCAATATTCCGGTTGTCTCCGCGGCTATGGATACCGTCACGGAATCGCACCTTGCCATGGCGCTCGCTCGTCTGGGGGGAATTGGCGTAATCCATAAGAATATGGATATCGAGTATCAAGCCGGCGAGGTGGATAAAGTAAAACGATCCGAATCCGGTATGATCGTCGATCCAATCACTCTTCCCGCCAATCGAACGGTCGGCGACGCCATGCAGGTAATGGAACACTTCTCCATTTCCGGCATCCCGATCACCGATAACGGCAAGCTCGTCGGCATTCTGACCAACCGTGACCTGCGCTTCTCCCCCGATCCGAATCAACCGATCAGCGACCTGATGACGACCGAAAATCTGGTTACGGTCAAGCCCGGAACCGACCTGGACACGGCCAAGGAATTGCTGCATCGTCATCGCATCGAGAAACTGCTGATAGTCGATGAAAACCAGATGCTCAAAGGGATGATCACGGTTAAAGATATCGTGAAGCGAATCCAGTATCCGCTGGCGTGCAAGGACCCGCACGGGCGTCTCCGCGTAGCGGCAGCGGTGGGAGTTGGTGACGATTTAATGCCCCGTTCCGAAGCGTTGATCGCGGCAGGAGTCGACATGCTGTGCGTCGACAGCTCGCACGGCCATAGCAAGGGTGTCCTGAACGCTATTTCTCAACTAAAGAAAAAATATCCCGAAACCCCGCTGATGGCCGGTAATATCGCCACGGCCGACGGGGCCAAAGCTCTCATAGACAGTGGTGCGGACTGTGTCAAAGTCGGTATCGGTCCCGGCTCGATTTGTACGACGCGAGTCGTGACCGGCGCCGGCGTACCGCAGGTAACGGCAATCATGAACGCCGTCGAGGCCGCCGCCAAAGTCAACATACCGATCATTGCCGACGGCGGCATTCGCTATTCCGGCGATGTTGCCAAAGCGCTGGCTCTGGGTGCGAGCGCCGTTATGATCGGTTCACTTTTTGCCGGGGTTGAGGAATCTCCCGGCGAAACGATCCTGTTCGAGGGTCGCTCGTTCAAAGTTTATCGCGGCATGGGATCACTCGGAGCCATGAAGAAAGGTTCGGCCGACCGCTACTTCCAGAGCAAAGAGGATGAAACCTCCAAGCTGGTTCCGGAAGGAGTCGAGGGACGGCTGCCGTTCAAGGGTCCTCTTAAAGACTCGGTGCACCAACTCATCGGCGGTCTTCAGGCCGGCATGGGTTTGTGCGGCGCCGCCAATCTGACCGAGTTCACCGAAAAGGCAACGATGGTCAGAATCACTTCAGCGGGCGTGATTGAATCGCACCCGCATTCGGTGTCGATCACAAAAGAAGCGCCTAATTATCGGCGTATGTTCTAAAAATCGACCCACACTGATTCAGGATGTTTGTGTTTTGTAATATATAATCGTAGGCTTGCGAAAGTAGGAGAAGCAGTCGCGCTTTAACGCAAATTAAAGTGAGGAAAGTCCGAGCTCCAAGGATTCAGGGCGCCCGGTAACACCGGGGCGGAGTGATCCGACGGAAAGTGCCGCAGAAACTATACCGCCCGCTCACGCGGGTAAGGGTGAAATCGTGGTGTAAGAGACCACGACCACCGGCAGTAATGTCGGTGGTGGGTAAACCCCGCCCGGAGCAAGGCCAAATAGGGGAAGAGGAGTTGATCCGCTCCGTAATTATTCCCGGGTGGGCCGCGCAGATCGGCCGGGTAACCGGGCGACAAGATAAATGGCTGCTGATCCGTGCACACGGATTACAGAACTCGGCTTACTATCCTACTTTCCAGGCCTCCTAAGTTTGGAGGCAGACATGAGCTGGACGCAGAAAACAGCTCAAGCCAAATGGGTCTTACCGGAAAAGGTCGATCTCGACCAGGTAACCGCTATCGCTCGGGAAACCGATCTCCCCACGGCAGCGGTAAGGATTCTAATCAATCGGGGAATAGACGAACCCGAGCGAATTGAAAAATTCCTCGATCCCAAACTCAGTGATCTCAAAGACCCGTTCTCCATGGTCGGCATGAAAGAAGCGGTAGAACGTATCACCAAGGCTCTCTGGAACAACGAGAAGATGGTGATCTACGGCGACTACGATGTCGATGGAATCACGGCCACTTCCCTGCTCTACATGGTCCTCAACAAGCTCGGCGGCCAGGTCGGTTTCTACCTGCCCAACCGCCTGCTTGAGGGATACGGCCTGTCCAAGCAGGGAATCGATGAATCACACGAGAAGGGTGTCACCCTGATCATCACCGTCGATACCGGCATCACTGCGGTCGAGGAAATCCAATACGCTCGTTCGCTCGGGATGGACGTGATCATCACCGACCATCATGAACCGGGCGTAACGGTTCCGGCAGCCACAGCGGTGGTTAATCCAAAGCAACCGGAGTGCACCTACGAGGACGAACTGTCCGGCGTCGGGGTGGCGTTCAAACTGGCTCAGGCCCTTTACCGCTCATTGCAACAGGATGAGCGCGAGCTGGATGAACATCTGGACCTGGTGGCCCTTGGCACGGCGGCCGATATCGTTCCACTGGTCGGTGAGAACCGGGTATTCACCAAATTCGGGATCAAACAAATCGCTCGCACTACCAAACCGGGGCTGAAGTCGTTGACTTTCGTCTCCGGGCTGATGGGCAAGGATATCAGCACCGGACAGGTGGTGTTCATTCTCGCTCCGCGTATTAACGCCCTCGGACGTTTGGGAGATGCCGGACAGGCCATCCGTTTGCTGTCGACCCGCGATGAACGCGTAGCGGCCGAGATTGCCCGCAAACTCGACACCGAGAATAAACGCCGCAAACAGATCGACGAGGATACCCTGCGCGTGGCGCTGCATCAGATCGATGAGCAGGTCGATCTCAACCATGACAAGGCGATCGTGCTCGCCGGCGAAGGCTGGCATCAGGGAGTGATCGGGATCGTTGCCAGTCGCATCGTCGAGCGATACCATTTGCCGACGATCATGATTTCGATCAACGACGGCGAAGGTAAAGGTTCCGCACGATCCATTCCCGGTTTCCACCTGTGTGAGGCGCTGAAGAAATGCGAGCATCTGCTGATCAAATACGGCGGTCATAAATATGCCGCCGGG contains:
- the recJ gene encoding single-stranded-DNA-specific exonuclease RecJ, which gives rise to MSWTQKTAQAKWVLPEKVDLDQVTAIARETDLPTAAVRILINRGIDEPERIEKFLDPKLSDLKDPFSMVGMKEAVERITKALWNNEKMVIYGDYDVDGITATSLLYMVLNKLGGQVGFYLPNRLLEGYGLSKQGIDESHEKGVTLIITVDTGITAVEEIQYARSLGMDVIITDHHEPGVTVPAATAVVNPKQPECTYEDELSGVGVAFKLAQALYRSLQQDERELDEHLDLVALGTAADIVPLVGENRVFTKFGIKQIARTTKPGLKSLTFVSGLMGKDISTGQVVFILAPRINALGRLGDAGQAIRLLSTRDERVAAEIARKLDTENKRRKQIDEDTLRVALHQIDEQVDLNHDKAIVLAGEGWHQGVIGIVASRIVERYHLPTIMISINDGEGKGSARSIPGFHLCEALKKCEHLLIKYGGHKYAAGLSIEQDKIEDFRERFKEVSQENLTLEDIAPKLNIDLEIELSDIDDDFMDAIESFSPFGPQNMRPVFLTRNCEVVGQPYTVGNNHLKMRVRKGHAVFDVIGFGFGDWARQISAEGCLIDIVYVVEYNTYNDVTRKQIRLKDIKLTAGCMPA